A single Plasmodium malariae genome assembly, chromosome: 6 DNA region contains:
- the TRS85 gene encoding trafficking protein particle complex subunit 8, putative, producing MANLIEEEIKNVINDIYVPTILIDSSRIAKREISFFLGISVNDLFQPFGTSDSWINEEKEKVDLKLNVSINLNYLSKHNTICEKVIENKNFKVRFINSDEYKDIKLDYLDKILIDTITYNEPQYNDIYNEGSLNTYFKKNYKDNIVSNKNYFYYLCANSSILNNEIKKAVLKNERNITKKVKNVYNEKFVNGEGSSDAHIFPSEEWIQGVVSPLGNSARQEKQHISRIDHIDHNGDTGYTGSTDEMDDRGANNSSTYRANYGESYFSSKVKYIDHIQKYNAFFLPWFNTYLKTSWRYMHLYNNSSCSTLGIIYICSTRDSNVIELYKCMIKNNIQNGNSNSNVNSGNNNTSSNISSNINSGNHNRDINSCISCGISSANAHANSNIPKGIILLHISNNSDDDIETDVQKLFVNIQSTFLNYKCHLLIIKAHRFLNADKTCEMNAVHMDQQPHNKVRIVHRGKNDTNDNQSKFLHKEKKNEGMNYNNNKSNIILNVSGLTTQGNEYQNERVTTQQTYEEGKNLQINGIHNTCDDSAAASSDAAATAIAATAIASTAIASTAIAATTTNDDDDKLCSSKDRLPYNEKSLTYTDINISSRKNKDNWLNDKKQYLLNNIQKLYVNHLSMHLKDLMDGNIRIAKNSNDIEHSKQIKKSLSTNFNKIYDYIISDEVIYISKRMPLYIDETYFCCCLDSVDIISLKMFIHNFIKTCVIPYITTLTYDINNLILNNKKSLRNQLKFMWRKTKFNFTSSDAALFVAEQTSNVLLNVAQNVLLSNNDTNNENPPLKDRINTNILNQEKEGIYEEHKVSLQGTASSAERDNAERNFGKGDSLQMLWKPANSSTSSTADAASSSAAITSNNTVSSSAAITSNNTVSSSAAITSNNTVHSSAAITSNNTINSSSNSTVSIIANNAGDAKLCNRDSLEWMYKTLSDVYFILNEYELSYNILKICINEFKHDKLYFYLGNIYELISLCIYNMDTINKKDSLYYLDLSYQMYYKCYYLNNMFVCSILNYYLSLIYDENSETCINILINANVDFSCVEEKLTSENKLTKLSFQINNIRSGLLLEQITYSYKKKKKKGKYYTKEIKYMKQLNNSYNKLITNIVNKNGSSYISEKEEKTEEANINNDTSSVEEKKKKKKKKKNLNTQGENSTIFMNSHNVANKNDTINSDALTDNSIDTDCAVNNKITVNDNFYITATSSNNNTKGHICRSDSTSNNDFKRTSTEKSNSGTCAGGEKYNEQGNTEYMKKNDREGKKSVRGNSNILESANSKEENSDSDSHFFLQKNNYKYRKYLFEMTLAGHTFNKCGFKKLALFCYSKVLKKYEKKKMKHIYEHLHFMMARQAFSINLYYEALNHYICILNSISKNYEQSYVLNKNVDIYCASPDKEINFIREFAYVYKIYVDKVLNIFLRKNKGKPVHAGDCSNENSSKNGNQNGDESNVKNGDENCCKNDCHNDTEKPNCSWQKKGESDTHEQVNRMHYFNEDNSEDVIKPLNLKIPLIRLRNNESLFTNSVCISQTNIYNYDKMNDINYFDIFENNLFKIKKYDTTLLDMYNIMMKDINDLSMVNFHEIHYLYISYKKFINSVYNDCIDLLTSDVIVVDENKIDCKAVDPIGSGKVGESGNITESSIRKEETIINCKTDEVKKSSSDISAKEFIKSIKVSPYVSLENKNAFTTYVREFKEKLVNSLQFNNNIQIKNIYQKGTDKEEIKINNKFIQYVSKNDYIFVTFKLINPLHTKVECQSTHICAYYYNENMNKNILVEKKIIILEARQSKTFTLYIKPLKRGLLFVSGVMWHLFGLVKTYQSFYTHGLKKLSKKFDDLHFLKYDGISNCDNNVEKKENLKKLNRQMNTFTWSNNIGMINKKSLKKIKQYDIDHRLVLYVYDRTYSLSFEFENIYSNERKEISSYEVDMIELLEGEKMEMTFKIVNHSTIPVNYISICITPCSLFSCYKVVHNGDEYILNDDNERIDRNYGWRSKKNKEQYSNSEEQIRKYSPEYINYKFEEANNPKNNDTKKGYLFIENDMYYDKFVDKNTSVFKQKFKNKNIQNVKINGNVKKNDVFYLHISVNSAHIGLHRCIITTLCKYKNDIIKKIEGEDTDDDNNVTPYSGMLREKKEKCYLFLRLMHVIPLIKLKVYHPLNSCKRNNTFMYIFFQNLCKREIYLFDLFLEHKKEKNSGDLAKWETCPYRTTHNKFSKIKLFNCYLSEFFFLKKNENLTSLVYTKNALQEDISSFYVHINWFSKDVKWIRRGSLKKQIHLTNDVLTFSIDEINKDIYMNNQKEHIVQIAINIQNNSDIDLTNCYVQAKELEALNSSLHLGNDNDDDDDETTNEMSQQHFIDYKYESEDTYFNNVDTNNFSGLAEVNNHSFNEQNFFSLNGDIINSLNYDDTELHINRKSSNNSSNKEVIVDLNNMYDDNYSDTKKEEKEKEKTIACFSYKTAFNDEINIAETNLKKKMYLSNFTPITASYKCNENFEIAFFEDPSLSEHPSDSVITMAASISAATAAAATTTNGLTENRQFKENCESFNSLEKGSVRISKEAKRFQEIVKYNTYINYGNFNSFVRLKNDTLENEKQNKTTENFVALNGFLFIGIVQKFIKKLKKHQSKKIHFNILFNKEGIYNINRFHVIFECHNEMFIFKPLNQLIVHVHR from the exons ATGGCCAACCTGATAgaggaagaaataaaaaatgtaatcaATGACATTTACGTGCCCACCATTCTTATTGACAGTAGCCGAATTGCAAAAAGggaaatatctttttttctggGTATTAGTGTAAATGATTTGTTTCAACCGTTCGGTACATCCGATAGTTGgataaatgaagaaaaagaaaaggtaGACTTAAAATTGAATGTAagcataaatttaaattatctaAGTAAACATAATACCATATGTGAAAAAGTAATTgagaacaaaaattttaaagttcGCTTTATTAATTCAGATGAATATAAAGACATCAAATTGGACTATTTAGATAAAATACTAATTGACACCATAACATATAATGAACCTCAATATAACGATATTTACAATGAAGGAAgtttaaatacatattttaaaaaaaattataaggaCAATATAGTTtcgaataaaaattatttttactacttATGTGCAAATTCgagtatattaaataatgagataaaaaaagctgttttaaaaaatgaaaggaatataactaaaaaagttaaaaatgtgtataatgaaaaatttgtaaatggGGAGGGTAGTAGTGATGCGCACATTTTCCCAAGTGAGGAATGGATACAAGGAGTGGTATCACCCCTTGGAAATTCTGCTCGTCAGGAGAAGCAGCATATTAGTCGTATTGATCATATTGACCATAATGGAGATACAGGCTATACAGGCAGTACTGACGAAATGGATGATAGAGGTGCGAATAACAGCTCAACCTATAGGGCAAATTATGGGGAGAGCTATTTTAGTAGTAAGGTCAAATACATCGATCATATCCAGAAATACAATGCTTTCTTCCTTCCCTGGTTCAATACTTACCTTAAAACATCGTGGAGGTATATGCACCTATACAACAACTCGTCTTGTTCAACGTTGGgcataatatacatttgcaGCACGAGGGACAGCAACGTGATTGAgctgtataaatgtatgataaaaaataatattcaaaatggtaatagtaatagtaatgtTAACAgtggaaataataatacaagcAGTAATATTAGTAGTAATATTAACAGTGGCAATCATAATAGAGACATTAACAGTTGTATTAGTTGTGGCATTAGCAGTGCTAATGCACACGCGAACTCAAACATCCCCAAGGGTATTATACTCCTGCACATATCAAATAACAGTGATGATGACATAGAAACAGATGTTCagaaattatttgtaaatatccagtcaacatttttaaattataagtgTCATTTGCTTATTATTAAAGCACATAGATTCCTCAATGCAGATAAAACATGTGAAATGAATGCGGTACATATGGACCAGCAACCACACAACAAAGTACGCATTGTACATAGAGGAAAAAATGATACAAACGATAACCAATCAAAGTTTTTacataaagaaaagaagaacgAAGGAATGAATTATAACAACAATAAAAGTAACATCATCTTGAACGTGAGTGGTCTTACCACGCAAGGTAATGAATACCAAAACGAAAGGGTAACTACTCAGCAAACATATGAAGAGGGAAAGAACTTGCAAATAAATGGTATTCATAACACATGTGATGATAGCGCTGCGGCTTCCTCTGATGCTGCTGCTACTGCCATTGCTGCCACTGCCATTGCTTCTACTGCCATTGCTTCTACTGCCATtgctgctactactactaatgatgatgatgataaaCTATGTAGCTCGAAGGACAGATTAccatataatgaaaaatcatTAACATATAcagatataaatatttcaagcagaaaaaataaagataattggttaaatgataaaaaacagtacttattaaataatatacaaaagCTTTACGTAAATCATCTGAGCATGCATCTTAAAGATCTAATGGATGGAAATATAAGAATTGCAAAAAACTCAAATGACATCGAACACagtaaacaaataaaaaaaagtttatctactaattttaacaaaatttacGATTATATAATATCGGATGAGgtaatttatattagtaAAAGAATGCCACTATATATTGATgaaacatatttttgttgTTGCTTAGATAGTGTCGATATTATATCTTTGaaaatgtttatacataACTTTATTAAGACATGTGTTATTCCATATATTACTACATTAacatatgatataaataatttaattcttaataataaaaaaagcttAAGGAATCAGCTTAAATTTATGTGGAGAAAAACGAAATTTAATTTCACTTCCTCTGATGCTGCATTGTTTGTTGCTGAACAGACAAGTAATGTTCTTTTGAATGTAGCACAAAATGTGTTATTGTCTAACAATGAtacaaataatgaaaatcCTCCTTTAAAAGATAgaattaatacaaatatacttaatcaagaaaaagaaggaatCTATGAGGAGCACAAGGTATCATTACAAGGAACTGCATCATCGGCTGAACGTGATAATGCAGAAAGGAACTTCGGTAAAGGGGATTCACTACAAATGCTATGGAAACCTGCAAATAGTAGCACGTCCAGCACAGCAGATGCTGCAAGCAGTTCCGCTGCCATTACCTCCAACAATACTGTTAGCAGTTCCGCTGCCATTACCTCCAACAATACTGTTAGCAGTTCCGCTGCCATTACCTCCAACAATACTGTTCACAGTTCCGCTGCCATTACCTCCAACAATACTATTAACAGTTCCTCTAACAGTACCGTTTCCATTATCGCCAACAATGCGGGTGACGCAAAACTTTGCAACAGGGATTCCCTTGAATGGATGTACAAAACGCTGAGTGACGTTTATTTCATTCTGAACGAATACGAGTTGtcatataacattttaaaaatttgtataaatgAGTTTAAGCATGACAAACTGTATTTTTATCTAggtaatatttatgaattaattagtttgtgtatttataatatgGATACTATCAACAAAAAGGACTCCTTATATTACCTAGATCTGAGTTATCAAATGTATTATAAGTGTTACTACCTAAAtaatatgtttgtatgttcaattttaaattattacttGTCTCTTATTTATGATGAAAATAGTGAAActtgtataaatattcttattaacGCGAATGTAGACTTCTCATGTGTGGAAGAAAAACTAACGAGTGAAAATAAGTTAACAAAATTGTCCtttcaaattaataatattagatCAGGATTGCTATTGGAACAAATTACATAtagctataaaaaaaaaaaaaaaaaaggaaaatattacaCAAAAGAGATCAAATACATGAAGCAACTCAATAACAGTTACAACAAATTAATAACTAacattgtaaataaaaatggtagTAGCTATATTTCTGAAAAGGAGGAAAAGACGGAAGAagcaaatattaataatgataCATCATCtgtggaagaaaaaaaaaaaaaaaaaaaaaaaaaaaaaaatctgaACACGCAAGGGGAAAATAGTACcatttttatgaacagtCATAATGttgcaaataaaaatgacACGATAAACTCGGATGCACTAACTGACAACAGTATTGACACCGACTGTGCTGTAAACAACAAAATAACTgttaatgataatttttacattaccGCCACTtctagtaataataatactaaagGGCACATATGCCGAAGCGACAGCACGAGTAACAACGATTTTAAAAGAACAAGTACAGAAAAGAGCAACAGTGGCACGTGTGCAGGTggggaaaaatataatgaacagGGGAATACAGagtatatgaagaaaaatgacagagagggaaaaaaaagcGTCCGCGGAAATAGCAACATCTTAGAAAGCGCAAACAGTAAGGAAGAAAATAGCGACAGTGATAGTCATTTTTTTctgcaaaaaaataattataaatatagaaagtATTTGTTCGAAATGACCTTAGCTGGTCATACTTTTAACAAATGcggttttaaaaaattagctttattttgttattcgaaagtgctaaaaaaatatgaaaaaaaaaaaatgaaacatatatatgagcatttacattttatgaTGGCCCGACAAGCCTTTAGTATCAATCTGTACTATGAGGCATTAAATCATTACATTTGCATTTTAAATTCTATATccaaaaattatgaacagtcatacgttttaaataaaaatgtagacATTTATTGCGCTTCTCCTGACAAGgaaataaatttcataagGGAATTTGcttatgtttataaaatatacgttGACAAAGTTTTGAACATATTTTTGAGAAAGAACAAGGGGAAGCCAGTCCATGCAGGGGATTGTAGCAATGAGAATAGCTCCAAAAATGGCAATCAAAACGGCGATGAAAGTAACGTCAAAAATGGGGATGAAAATTGCTGTAAAAATGATTGCCATAATGATACGGAAAAGCCGAACTGTTCATGGCAAAAAAAAGGCGAGAGCGATACGCACGAACAAGTAAATAGGatgcattattttaatgaGGACAACTCGGAAGATGTAATAAAACcactaaatttaaaaatccCGTTAATTCGTTTGagaaataatgaaagttTATTTACCAATTCTGTTTGCATTTCCcaaacaaacatatataattatgacaaaatgaatgatataaattattttgatatatttgaaaataatttatttaaaataaaaaaatatgataccACTTTGCTtgatatgtataatattatgatgAAAGACATAAACGATTTATCTATGGTAAATTTTCATGAAATtcattacttatatatatcgtacaaaaaatttatcaatAGTGTGTACAATGATTGTATAGACTTACTTACTAGTGACGTAATAGTTgtagatgaaaataaaatagattgTAAAGCGGTTGACCCAATTGGAAGTGGTAAGGTCGGGGAAAGCGGCAATATAACAGAAAGCAGTATTCGAAAGGAAGAAACAATCATAAATTGTAAAACCGATGAAGTGAAAAAATCATCAAGTGACATTTCTGCAAAAGAGTTCATAAAATCAATTAAGGTATCACCATATGTAAGtttggaaaataaaaatgcattcACTACTTATGTAAGGGagtttaaagaaaaattggtAAACAGCTTACagtttaataataatatacaaattaaaaatatatatcaaaaaggTACAGATAAAGaggaaattaaaattaacaataagTTCATTCAGTATGTTTCAAAAAATGATTACATATTTGTAACGTTTAAGCTGATCAATCCATTACACACAAAAGTTGAATGTCAGAGTACTCATATCTGCGCATACTATTACaatgaaaatatgaacaagaaCATTTtagttgaaaaaaaaattattattttagaaGCTAGACAATCAAAAACATTTACATTGTATATTAAACCATTGAAAAGGGGTTTGCTCTTTGTATCAG GCGTGATGTGGCACCTGTTCGGCCTAGTCAAAACTTACCAGAGTTTTTACACGCACGGTTTGAAGAAGCTGAGCAAAAAGTTCGATGACCTTCATTTCCTTAAATACGATGGTATAAGTAACTGTGATAATAATgtggaaaaaaaggaaaatttgaaaaaattaaatagacAGATGAATACTTTTACATGGTCAAATAATATAGGTATgataaataagaaaagtttaaagaaaataaaacaatatgaCATTGATCATCGATTGgtattatatgtgtatgatAGAACATATTCTCTATCATTtgaatttgaaaatatttactcGAATGAAAGAAAAGAGATAAGTAGCTACGAAGTAGACATGATTGAATTATTGGAAGGGGAAAAAATGGAGATGacttttaaaattgttaatCATTCAACTATACCTGTTAATTATATAAGCATATGCATCACTCCATGTAGCCTTTTTAGCTGTTATAAGGTAGTGCACAATGGGGACgagtatatattaaatgatgaCAATGAAAGGATTGATAGAAATTATGGATGGAGaagtaagaaaaataaggagCAATATTCCAACAGTGAGGAacaaattagaaaatattcgcctgaatatattaattacaaaTTTGAGGAAGCAAATAAtccaaaaaataatgatacaaaaaaaggatatcTCTTTATAGAGAACGACATGTACTATGACAAATTTGTTGATAAGAACACGAGTgtatttaaacaaaaatttaaaaataaaaatattcaaaatgttaaaattaatgGGAACGTTAAAAAGAACGATGtgttttatttacatattagTGTTAACTCCGCTCACATAGGATTGCACAGATGTATTATAACAACTTtatgcaaatataaaaacgatataataaaaaagattgaGGGAGAAGACACagatgatgataataatgtaaCACCATATTCTGGTATGTTAAgggaaaagaaagaaaaatgctACTTATTCTTAAGACTAATGCATGTCATTcctttaattaaattaaaagtatatcATCCATTAAATAGCTGCAAAAGGAATAacacatttatgtatattttctttcaaaATTTGTGTAAAAGAGAAATTTATCTATTTGATCTATTTCTTGAgcacaaaaaagaaaaaaatagtggTGATTTGGCAAAATGGGAAACATGTCCTTATAGAACTACACATAACAAATTTAGTAagattaaattatttaactgTTATTTgtcagaatttttttttttaaaaaaaaatgaaaatctGACGTCACTcgtatatacaaaaaatgcaTTGCAAGAAgatatttcttctttttacgTTCACATTAATTGGTTTTCAAAAGATGTCAAATGGATAAGAAGGGgatctttaaaaaaacaaatccATCTTACCAATGATGTTTTAACCTTCTCAATCGATGAAATTAataaggatatatatatgaataatcaAAAAGAGCATATTGTACAAATTGCAATAAATATACAGAACAATTCAGATATAGACCTTACAAATTGTTATGTACAAGCTAAGGAGTTGGAAGCATTGAATTCATCCCTTCACTTAGGaaatgataatgatgatgatgatgatgaaacTACAAATGAAATGAGTCAACAACATTTTATAGATTACAAATACGAAAGTGAagatacatattttaataatgttgATACAAATAACTTTAGCGGCTTAGCAGAGGTTAATAATCATTCCTttaatgaacaaaattttttttcattaaatggTGATATCATAAATTCGTTAAATTATGACGATACAGAATTGCACATTAATAGAAAGAGCTCAAATAACAGTAGCAACAAAGAAGTAATAGTTGAccttaataatatgtatgatGATAATTATAGTGATAcaaagaaagaagaaaaggaaaaggaaaaaacaattGCGTGCTTTTCCTACAAAACAGCTTTTAATGATGAGATAAATATTGCAGAAAcgaatttaaagaaaaaaatgtatttgtCGAATTTCACACCCATAACGGCAAGTTATAAGTGCAAcgaaaattttgaaattgCCTTTTTCGAAGATCCATCTTTGAGTGAGCACCCAAGTGACAGTGTTATCACTATGGCAGCGTCTATTTCGGCTGCCACTGCTGCTGCTGCTACCACTACAAACGGATTGACTGAAAATAGACAATTTAAGGAAAATTGTGAATCCTTTAATTCTCTTGAAAAGGGGAGCGTACGTATAAGCAAAGAAGCGAAGAGGTTTCAAGAAATTGTCaagtataatacatatatcaaCTATGGCAATTTTAATTCCTTCGTTCGACTAAAAAATGATACATTAGAAAACgagaagcaaaataaaacaactGAAAATTTCGTTGCATTAAATggctttttatttataggaatagtacaaaaatttataaaaaaattaaagaaacatcagagcaaaaaaatacactttaacattctttttaataaagaaggaatttataatattaatagattTCATGTTATTTTTGAATGTCATAATGAAATGTTTATATTCAAACCGTTAAATCAGTTAATTGTACACGTACACAGATGa